A genomic stretch from Candidatus Hydrogenisulfobacillus filiaventi includes:
- a CDS encoding protein of unknown function (Evidence 5 : Unknown function), with product MRRLLAQQLREAECAALYGRPRATPLSGPGLMKALRWGVAQDFSDRHLEQACRYGFRAEGLPDLLVDERRLDGTTFSAFRKRLLMDDHARAAFGAMKQADRSPTPRRRSPFTNGSRRSGWTLAPSSGIRWRPPPIASWEVRGRNWHGTGHKDTMVEDHMPWRAAP from the coding sequence TTGCGCCGGCTCCTGGCCCAGCAGCTCCGGGAGGCCGAATGCGCCGCGCTGTACGGACGGCCACGGGCGACCCCATTATCTGGCCCAGGGCTAATGAAGGCGCTGCGCTGGGGGGTAGCGCAGGACTTTTCCGATCGGCACTTGGAGCAAGCTTGCCGGTATGGCTTCCGGGCCGAGGGCCTACCGGACCTGCTGGTCGACGAGCGCAGGCTGGACGGCACTACCTTCAGCGCCTTCCGCAAGCGGTTGCTGATGGACGATCACGCGCGCGCCGCGTTTGGTGCCATGAAGCAGGCGGACCGGAGCCCGACGCCAAGGAGGCGGTCGCCCTTCACGAACGGATCCAGGAGGAGCGGGTGGACGCTGGCACCCAGCTCCGGGATCCGGTGGCGACCGCCACCGATTGCCTCCTGGGAGGTGAGGGGCCGGAACTGGCACGGAACCGGCCACAAGGACACCATGGTCGAGGACCACATGCCCTGGCGCGCTGCCCCCTAG